A region from the Acipenser ruthenus chromosome 49, fAciRut3.2 maternal haplotype, whole genome shotgun sequence genome encodes:
- the LOC117966325 gene encoding uncharacterized protein LOC117966325: MAGEEALQPAMFMLLYMLMKRRSDINNANVQRRNEIQRRVRHRQYFFQRQRRILMMLIARSSRCTCCCRTRAWTNIQSTDWWERVVMNEFEPCDWLEKFRMSKDTFFFICNKLKPKLARQDTHFRPALPLEKRVAVALWRLATNVEYRTISVLFGVGRSTVCKCVRDVCHAIVSLLKPLYLQEPSEHEFEDMARLFNNRWGFPHCVGAVDSLHLSIIAPPQYTVDYWNSKCWHSVVLQGVVNGLGQFWDVCAGMPGSTEDVTILQNSTLWGTASEGGLSPEPPKQFMGRPLKYFLLGDAAYPLQSWLLKPYPESSDLTPRQLKFNYRLNRARSVIENAFLRLKARWQCLHKRNDCSLDLVPTMILACCILHNMCEVHSDTFNEEWLEAISQADFPQPCDIVPENTDDPEAEEVRSLLCDYFQQQQE, encoded by the exons ATGGCTGGTGAAGAGGCTTTGCAGCCTGCCATGTTCATGTTATTGTACATGCTGATGAAACGAAGGAGTGATATTAACAATGCTAACGTTCAGAGACGCAATGAAATACAAAGGCGAGTGAGGCACAGGCAGTACTTCTTTCAGAGGCAAAGGAGAATACttatg ATGCTGATCGCACGCAGCAGTAGGTGCACCTGTTGCTGCCGGACGCGAGCCTGGACCAACATCCAGAGCACCGATTGGTGGGAGCGGGTGGTGATGAACGAGTTTGAGCCCTGCGATTGGCTGGAGAAGTTCCGCATGTCCAAGGACACCTTCTTCTTCATCTGTAACAAACTGAAGCCCAAACTGGCCCGGCAGGACACCCACTTCCGTCCTGCGCTGCCCCTGGAGAAGCGCGTGGCCGTGGCTTTGTGGCGTCTTGCCACCAACGTTGAGTACCGAACCATCAGTGTTCTGTTCGGGGTGGGGCGCTCCACTGTTTGTAAGTGTGTCCGAGACGTGTGCCACGCCATTGTGTCCCTTCTGAAGCCCCTCTATCTGCAGGAGCCCAGCGAACATGAGTTTGAAGACATGGCCCGCCTTTTCAATAATCGCTGGGGGTTCCCTCACTGTGTGGGAGCTGTTGACAGCCTCCACCTCTCCATCATCGCTCCTCCGCAGTACACCGTTGACTACTGGAACAGCAAGTGCTGGCACTCGGTCGTGCTCCAAGGGGTGGTCAACGGGCTGGGACAGTTCTGGGACGTCTGTGCGGGTATGCCAGGTAGCACCGAAGACGTCACCATCCTCCAAAACTCCACTTTGTGGGGCACTGCCTCCGAAGGGGGGCTGTCCCCCGAGCCGCCCAAGCAGTTCATGGGCAGGCCCTTGAAGTATTTCCTCCTGGGTGATGCGGCTTACCCTCTCCAAAGCTGGCTGCTCAAGCCGTACCCGGAGTCCAGTGACCTGACACCCCGGCAGCTGAAGTTTAATTACCGACTGAACCGCGCCCGCAGCGTGATCGAGAACGCTTTCCTGCGACTCAAGGCGCGCTGGCAGTGCCTGCACAAGCGCAACGACTGCAGCTTGGATCTGGTGCCCACCATGATCCTGGCCTGCTGCATCCTGCACAACATGTGCGAGGTGCACAGCGACACCTTCAACGAGGAGTGGCTGGAGGCTATCAGTCAGGCTGACTTCCCCCAGCCCTGCGACATCGTCCCAGAGAACACAGACGACCCAG